GGCAGCGCGTGTACCGGGGTCCCATCAAGCGGGCAACTCCGCGGGTGCGGGCGGCGCTTCCGCCCTCCGCCCGCGGGACAACCCGGCCGCGCGCCTGCCCGCCCGCTAGCGGCGCTGGAGCAGCGCGTCGAGCGCGGGCAGGCGCTGGCGGCTCTTCAGCGCGGGCGCGAAGAGGTCACCCACGGCGTCCAGCCGCCGCTGCAGCGTCTTCAGCCTGAAGCGCTGCGGGTCGAGGCGGCGGTTCACCTCGCGCCACTCGAGCGGCGCGGAGAAGGGGGCGCCGTCGACCGCGCGCAGCGAGTAGGGGGCCACCATGGTCTTGCCGCGCGCGTTCTGCATCGCGTCCAGGTACAGCCGTCCGCCGCGCTTCTGGATGGAGCGCTCGGTCGTCGCCAGCTCGGGCAGCTCGCGCGCGAGCCGCTCCATCACCGCGCTCGCGAAGGCCTGCGTCTCGGCGTAGCTCGCGCCCGGGGCCAGCGGCACCAGCACGTGCAGGCCGCGCTTGCCCGAGGTCTTGGGCACACTCGAGAGCTCGAGCACCTCGAGCAGCTCGCGCAGGCGCGCGGCGACCGCGAGCACGCTCTCCCAGCCGCCCTTGCCCGGGTCCAGGTCGAAGGCCACCCAGTCCGGCGAGTCCAGCGAGGGGCGGTGGCTGCTCCACATGTGCAGCGTCAGGGCGGACTGGTTCGCGAGCCAGTGCAGCTCGCGCGCGCTCTGCACGTCCACGTGCTCGAGCACCTTGTCCTCGTGCTGCACGGTGAAGGTGGGCAGCCACGCGGGCATGCCGTTGAGCTGGTGGCGGAAGAAGCCGGGGGCGCGGATGCCCGCGGGCCACTGCTGCACGGAGATGGGGCGCTCGCGCAGCACGGGCACCAGCAGCGGCGCCACGCGCCCGTAGTGCGCGAACACGTCCGCCTTCGTCAGCCCATCCGCGGGGTAGAGCACGCGCTCGGGGTGGGTGAGCAGGTCCGCGTCGTCGCCCGAGTCCGGGCCCGGCGCGGCCTTCTTGTTCGCGGTGCGCGCGGCGAGCGGGCGGCGCACGCGCTTGTGGCCCTGGTCGTCCGCAGCGGGAGCCGGAGCCGGAGCTGCCGTCCTGCGCGCGGCCGCGACGCGCGGGGCCGCGGCGCCCTTCACCCGCGGCGCGGCGCGCTCGCGCACCACGTCCTCGGGGCGCTTGTCGTCGCGCAGGCCCTGGAACACCGGGTGGCGCAGCCGCCCGTCCTCCGTCCACTCGGTGTAGTTCACGTTGGCCACGTAGCGCGGCTTCACCCAGACGGCGTCCTTCCAGGCGCGCGCGTCCACCGCCACGGGCGCCCTCACGCGGTCCTTGTCCAGCAGGCGCTTGAGCTCGGTGCGCGTCTTGGCCGTATAGCCGGTGCCGATCTTCCCCACCTCGTGGAAGCCGTCCTGCGCGTGCACGCCGACGATGAGCGCGCCGATCTGCGGCTTGCCGTTGGTGATGGGCAGGTAGCCCAGCAGCACCACCTCCTGCCCCGCGATGACCTTGAGCTTGAGCCAGTCCGGCGAGCGCGAGCCCGCGTACGGCGAGCCCACGCGCTTGGCGATGAGCCCCTCCCAGCCGCGGCGGCGCGCCTCGCTCAGCGCGCGCGGAAGCGGCAGGTCCAGCCGCTCGGAGAGTTGCAGCGGCAGCTTCGCGGTGCCCAGCACGCTCTCGAGCAGCTCGCGCCGCTCCTCGAGCGGGCGCTCGCGCAGGTCCTCGCCGTCCAGCCACAGCAGGTCGAAGGCGACGAAGCGCAGGTCCAGGTTCTCGCCCGTGTCCACGTTCTGCAGGAGCTGGAAGCGGCTGCGCCCCTTTGCGTCCAGCGCCACGATCTCCCCGTCCAGCACCGCCTCGCGCACCCGCAGCTTCGAGAGCGCGTCGGCGAGCGCGGGAAAGCGCGGGGCGAGGTCCACGGCGTTGCGGCTCTGGAACGCGAGCTTGCCGCCGCTCAGGGCCGCGAGCGCGCGGAAGCCGTCGTACTTCACCTCGAACACGTGCGGCGCCTCGGAGGCCTCCGCCGGGGTGGAGAGGCGCGCGAGCATGGGCGGCCACACGCGCTGCAGCAGCGTGGCGGGGCGCGGGTGCTTGCCGGTGGCGAGCGCGCGCTTGCGCACGGGCCCGCGGGTGCGCACGCGGCCGCTCTTCACGGACTCGGGCCGCTCCTCGGTGAGCTCCACGCCGGGGCGCGCGTGCGCGTCCTTCGCCTTGAACATCAGCCACTGCGCCTTGCCGCCGCGCGGCCGCGTGCGCACCAGGTGCCAGCGCCCGCGCAGCTTCTGGCCGTTCAGCTCCACCGTGAGCCGGCCGGCGCGCCGCATCTGCACCTCCTGGCCCGGGGGCACGGTCTCGTAGGTGCCGCTCTCCCAGATGATGGAGTCGCCGCCGCCGTAGGCGTCGTCCGGGATGCGCCCCTCGAAGGTGGCGTAGGCGAGCGGGTGGTCCTCGGTCTCCACCGCGAGCCGCTTCACGCTCGGGTCCGGGCTGGGGCCCTTGGGCACCGCCCAGCTCGCGAGCACGCCGCCGATCTCCAGGCGAACGTCGTAGTGCAGCGCCGTGGCGTCGTGCTTGTGGATCATGAAGCGCAAGGCGCCTGCGCGGCCGTGGGGCGCTTCCACCTCGGGCGAGGGCTCGGAGGTGAGGGTGAAGTCGCGCTTCTTCCGGTAGGTCTCGAGCGCGGCGGTGCTCTTGCGGGCGGCGCTCTTCTTTCGCGAGGTGGTCTTCTTCACCCGGCAAACGTCTGCACGCCCGGGCGCGCTGGCAAATGGCTGCCGGCCCGGCGGCTACTGCACGTTCGGGGTGGGCTCGGAGATGGCCTCCAGCGTGCGGCCGGCGAGCGTCTCGTCCTCCACGTCCAGCGCGAGGTCGCCGAGCGCGACGATGCCCACCAGGTGCCCGCGCTCGTCCACCACGAGCAGCCGGCGCACCTGGAGCTCGCGCATCTGCTCGGCTGCCTGCACCACGTCCTCCTCGAGGCCGCAGGTGAAGGCGCCCTCGCTCATCACCTGGCCCACCTGCGCCACTTGCGGATCCAGCCCCTCGGCGATGCCGCGCACCACGAGGTCCCGGTCCGTCACCATGCCGCGCAGCCGCCCGTGCTCCACCACCGGCAGGGGGCCCACGTTCAGCGCCTTCATCAGCTCGGCGGCCTCCCTGAGCGTGCGCTCGGGGCCGATGCCGATCACCTCGCGCGTCATCACTTCGCGGACCTTCATCGCGCACGCTCCTCACGCAGCCGGGTTGGAAGCAGGGGACTGGGAGGAAGCTGGGCCGTGCGGGGCACCGCGTCGACCGCTGCGCCGCGTGCCGCCTGCCTGGCTGCCCTGCGTGCGAAGCGGCTTGCCACGGGCGCCCCGGGCGCGCGTGCGCATCCTGCTGGGCACGGGAGGTTGCATGCAGGAAGCGCTCGGGTGGGTCAGCTCCTTCGTCCTCGTGCTGACCATCGGCAAGCAGGTCTACAAGCAGTGGCGCTCGGGCACGAGCGAGGGCGTGTCCAAGTGGCTCTACATCGGGCAGATCGCCGCGAGCGTGGGCTTCACGCTCTACAGCTGGCTCGTGCACAACTGGGTGTTCGTGGTGACCAACGGGCTCCTGCTGCTGCAGGCGCTGCTGGGCGCGTGGCTGCACTACCGCTTCCTGCGCGCGGACCGGCGGCGCGCCGCGGCCGGCCCGCAGGCGCAGGCGGCTGGGGAACCGCGCGGCGCGCGGCCCGCGCACGCCTGAGGCCTAGCTCAGGTGGGGCTGGAAGCGGCCGGACTCGCCCTGCTGCTTCAGCGCGCTCGCGTGGTCGCCGTGGCGCGCGCGCTGCCACTCGTCATAGGGCGCGGAGAAGGTCTTGGTGATCTTGTTGTAGGTGCCCAGGATGAGGATGGTGGGCGCCCACTGGCCCACGAAGGCCGCCAGGTTCTTGCGCCCCGTGAGGTAGAGCCCGGCGCTCAGCGCCATGGAGCCGATGGCGAGCGCGAGGAAGCCGATCGAGGGGATGCGCTTGGTCTGCTCCTCGACCATGGTCGTGGTCAGGTCTTCGTTCTTCACGGGGGTGCTCCTCCAATGAGGCATGGGGATGCGCTGAAGGTGGGCACGCCCCCACCTCCCGCGCGCGCCCGCCCTCCTGCCTGCCCTTCGGACCGGCTCCCGGCGCCGCCGGCCCACCCCGCTTGGCCCCGGGCGGGGCGGACCCACCTTCTTGACGCAGCCCGGCGCGCCGCCCCCTCGCGCGCCTGCCGGGCCGCCAAGAGGAGGACAGCGCCGTGGACGACACCGACAAGCGGTCCGAAGAGCAGAGGCAGCCCGAGATCCAGAAGCTGCGCAGCCTCGCGCAGCTGGATGCGGACGCGGTGGGGGCCTACGACGCGGCGATCAGCCGGGTGGAGGAGCCGCTCATCCGCGAGAAGCTGAACGAGTTCCGCATCGACCACCTGCGCCACCTGCAGGACCTCAACGTCTTCATCCAGCAGTTCGGCGGCGAGCCGGTGCAGCTCAAGCCGGACCTCAAGGGCGCGGCGATGAAGATGGCCACCGCGGCCAGCAGCCTCATGGGCACGCACGCGGCGCTCGCCGCGATGCTGGGCAACGAGGAGTTCGCCAACCGCGCCTACGAGTACGCGCTGCGCTTCGAGTGGAGTGGCGAGGTGCGCGGGCTCATCCTGCGCAACCGCGAGGACGAGCGGCGCCACCTCGCGTGGATCCAGGACGCGCTCAAGGACCGGCTCTGGGGCGTGGGCCGCACGCAAGTCCATGCCTGACACCCGGAGGGGCCTCTACTAGGCTCGCGCGCGAGCCCCCTCATGCGCGCCACGCTCTACGAGCCCGACTACGTCTTTCGCGACGGCCACCTCTACGCGGGCGCCCTGCTCGCCGTGGGGCCGGATGGCCTCATCCTCCCGGACGGGCATCTGCCCGAGGACGCCGAGCGCGTGCGGCTGCCGGGCCGGGTGCTCCTGCCCGGCCTCGTGAACGGCCACTCGCACGCCTTCCAGCGCCTCATCCGCGGGCGCACCGAGTACGTGGCGAACAGCAGCACGGGGGCGCCGGGCGTCGACGACTTCTGGAGCTGGCGCGAGGCGATGTACCGCGCCGCCGAGGCGCTCTCGCCCGAGGACATCTACGTGGCGAGCCGGCAGGCCTTCCTCGAGATGGCGCTCGCCGGCATCACCAGCGTGGGCGAGTTCCACTACGTGCACCACCAGCCGGACGGGCAGCCCTACGCGGAGCCGCACACGCTCGCGCTGCACGTCATCCGCGCCGCGCGCGAGGTGGGCTTGCGCATCGCGCTGCTGCAGGTGGCGTACGCGCGCGCAGGCCACCAGGTGGCCCCCAACCCGCGCCAGCGCCGCTTCATCGACGTGGACGTGGACGCCTACCTCGCGCGCACCGCGGCGCTGTGCAGCGCGACCCGCACGGACCCGGGCGTGCGCGTGGGGCTCGCCCCGCACAGCGTGCGCGCGGTGCCGAAGCACTGGCTGCAGGCGCTCGCGCGGGTGAAGGACCGGCCGGTGCACATGCACGTGGCCGAGCAGCCCAAGGAGATCGAGGCCTGCCTCGCCGAGCACGGCTGCCGTCCGGTGGAGCTGCTCGCGGAGCTGGGCATGCTCGGGCCGCACTTCACCGCGGTGCACGCGGTGCACCTGGCGGACGGGGAGGTGCGCGACCTGGGCAAGAGCGGCACCACGGTGTGCGCGTGCCCCTCCACCGAGCGCAACCTGGGCGACGGCGTGGTGCCCGCGGACAAGCTGGTGGCGGCCGGGGCGCGCATCAGCTTCGGCTCGGACAGCCAGGCCACGGTGGACCTGCTGGACGAGGCGCGCCAGCTCGAGGGCCACCTGCGCCTCGTGAGGCTGCGCAGGGCGGTGCTGGACCCGGGCGGCGGGCGCCCCGAGGGGCTCGCCGCGCGGCTGCTGGAGATGGCCACCGTGCACGGCGCGCACAGCCTCGGGCTGGGCAGCGGGCGGCTGGTGCCGGGGCACGCGGCGGACTTCTTCACCGTGGACCTCGCGCATCCCTCGCTCGCGGGCGCCACGCCGGGCACGCTGCTCGCGAGCATCGTGCTGGGGGCGGAGAAGGGCGCGGTGCGCGAGGTGGCGGTGGGCGGCGAGCTGAAGGTGAAGGACGGCGTGCACCGGCTCGCCGAGGAGTCGGCGCGCGACTTCGCGCGCCTGGCCAGGAGGCTGTACCCGTGAGCGCTTCCCTCGCAGAGCTGCAGGCCACCCTCGCCGAGCTGGTGGCGCTGGACACCACGTCCTCGCGCCCCAACGCGCCCCTGGTCGCGTACGCGTCCGAGCGGCTCGCGCGCGCGGGCTTCGCGCTCGAGCGCCAGGTGTACCGGGACGACGCGGGCGTGGAGAAGGTGAACCTGGTGGCCCTGAGGGGCGAGGGCGAGCGCGCCCAGCTCGCGCTCGTGGGCCACACGGACTGCGTGCCCTTCGATCCCGCGTGGGCCGAGGCGCTGAAGCTGACCTTGCGCGACGGCAAGCTCTACGGGCGCGGCGCCTGCGACACCAAGGCCTTCATCGCCTGCGCGCTGCACGCGGTGGAGCGGGTGCGCTCGCGCGCGCCGCTGATGGTGGTGCTCACGTCGGACGAGGAGGTGGGGTGCGTGGGGGCGAAGCGCCTCGTGGACGCGGGGCTGGGCCGCGCGCGCCACGCCATCGTGGGCGAGCCCACGCAGCTCACCCCCGTGCGCGCGAACAAGGGCTACTGCCTCGCGGAGGTGGAGGTGCGCGGCAAGGAGGGGCACAGCGCGTACCCGGAGACGGGCGCCTCGGCCATCTTCCGCGCCGGGCGCTTCCTGCAGCGGCTCGAGGCGCTGGTGCTGGGCGCGCTGCGCGAGGAGCAGGACCCGGCCTTCGCGCCCCCCTTCACCACGGTGAACGTGGGGCTCATCCAGGGCGGCAAGGCGAAGAACGTCATCCCCGGCGCCTGCCGCTTCACCGTGGAGTGGCGCCCCATCCCGCGCCAGCCGGTGGAGCGCGTGGCGCAGATGCTCGAGCGCATCCGCCAGGAGCTGGTGGCGGAGGAGCCTGCGTACGACGCCAGCGTGCGCGTGCTGCGCATGGACCGCGGCGTGGACACCGCCGCGGACGCCGAGGTCGTGCGCTACCTGGAGCGCGAGAGCGGCCGCAGCGCGGTGACGGTGCCCTTCGGCACCGAGGCCCCCCAGCTCACGGCGCTAGGGGCGGAGGCCGTGGTCTTCGGCCCCGGGGACATCCGGGTGGCGCACCAGACGGGCGAGTTCGTGCCGGTGGAGGAGCTGATCACCTGCGAGGCGGTGCTCGAGCGCGCCATCGCCCACTTCTGCGCCTGAGCCCCCCTTGACGGCGTGTAACCTGCGCGTTACATCAGGTAACGTAAAGGTTACACCGCCAGGGGAGGTCACATGTCCGTGGGACGCGTGGTGGAGACGCTGGATGCGAGCCGCAGGCGCACGCTGTGGGGGCTCCTGGTGGCGATCGTGCTGTGGCAGGGGCTGGACGTGGTGGCGAAGGTGCTCGCGCTGAGCGGCCACGCGGGCACCTGGCGGCACGCGGCGGTGCTCGTCTCGCTGCCCGCGTGGCTCTACTGGTGCGTGGGCATGGTGCAGCAGCAGCGCTGGCTGCGGCAGGTGCGCGCGGACCCTGCGCTGCGCGAGGCCCTCAACGACGAGCGCACGCGCCACGCGCGTCGGCAGGCCTGGACGGTGGGCTTCTTCGCGATGCTCGCGGTGCAGACGCTCTTCCTCGCGGCCGGCAGCTTCTGGGCGCTGCCCGGCGCGCTGGTGGCGCAGGTGACGCTGCTGGTGGGCGTGGCGGGGAGCACCGCGGCCTTCCTGCACTTCGAGCGGGCATGAGCGCCGAGCGCCTGGACAACGCGCTCAAGGTGCACCGCGCCCGGCTCGGGCTCACCCAGGAGCAGCTCGCCGAGCGCGTGGGGGTGACGCGCAAGACCATCAACACGGTGGAGAACGGCCACTTCGTCCCCTCCACCGTGCTGGCGCTGAGGCTCGCGCGGGCGCTGGGCGCGCGCGTGGAGGAGCTCTTCTTCCTGCCGGACGCGTGAACAGTGCGGCGCGCAGGGGGGTAGGAAGAGGGCGGGGGCGCGCTTAGCTTGAGGGGAGGAGGGAGCCGCGTGGGGCAGTCGAGCAGCGGGCAGGGCACGGGAGCTTCCGCGCGGCGCGCGAAGGCGCTGCAGCTGCCCCTGTTCGCGCCGCGCCCGGACGAGGGAGCCCCGCCCCCGCGCGAGCGGCTCCACGAGCCCGCGGCGGCGCTCGCCCACGCGCTCTCGGCCCACGTGGGCGTGCCGGTGCACCTCACGCTCACCGACAACCGCACGTCCCTGGTCAGCTTCGCGCGCAGCGGCGAGGAGCTGCGGCTGCGGGTGCACCACCTGTTCGTGGATGCGCCCGGGCCCGTGGTGCGGGCGCTCGCGGAGTACGCGGGGCAGGGGCGCACCGAGGCGCGCGCGGCGCTCGAGGCCTACGTGCGCACGCACCGCCGGCAGGTGCGCGCGGAGCGGGGGCCCACGGGCCCGCGGCTGCGCACGCGCGGGCGCTGCTTCGACCTCGGGGCGCTCTTTCGCACCCTCAACGTGCAGCACTTCGCGGGGCAGGTGAGCGCGAAGGTGGGCTGGGCGCGGCGCGCCCCGCGGCGGCGGCGCAAGAGCATCCAGCTCGCCACCTACGACGCGCGCGCCGGCGAGCTGCGCGTGCACCCCGCGCTCGATGCGCCGGACGTGCCG
This region of Aggregicoccus sp. 17bor-14 genomic DNA includes:
- a CDS encoding formimidoylglutamate deiminase, whose translation is MRATLYEPDYVFRDGHLYAGALLAVGPDGLILPDGHLPEDAERVRLPGRVLLPGLVNGHSHAFQRLIRGRTEYVANSSTGAPGVDDFWSWREAMYRAAEALSPEDIYVASRQAFLEMALAGITSVGEFHYVHHQPDGQPYAEPHTLALHVIRAAREVGLRIALLQVAYARAGHQVAPNPRQRRFIDVDVDAYLARTAALCSATRTDPGVRVGLAPHSVRAVPKHWLQALARVKDRPVHMHVAEQPKEIEACLAEHGCRPVELLAELGMLGPHFTAVHAVHLADGEVRDLGKSGTTVCACPSTERNLGDGVVPADKLVAAGARISFGSDSQATVDLLDEARQLEGHLRLVRLRRAVLDPGGGRPEGLAARLLEMATVHGAHSLGLGSGRLVPGHAADFFTVDLAHPSLAGATPGTLLASIVLGAEKGAVREVAVGGELKVKDGVHRLAEESARDFARLARRLYP
- a CDS encoding ferritin-like domain-containing protein, with translation MDDTDKRSEEQRQPEIQKLRSLAQLDADAVGAYDAAISRVEEPLIREKLNEFRIDHLRHLQDLNVFIQQFGGEPVQLKPDLKGAAMKMATAASSLMGTHAALAAMLGNEEFANRAYEYALRFEWSGEVRGLILRNREDERRHLAWIQDALKDRLWGVGRTQVHA
- the argE gene encoding acetylornithine deacetylase; this translates as MSASLAELQATLAELVALDTTSSRPNAPLVAYASERLARAGFALERQVYRDDAGVEKVNLVALRGEGERAQLALVGHTDCVPFDPAWAEALKLTLRDGKLYGRGACDTKAFIACALHAVERVRSRAPLMVVLTSDEEVGCVGAKRLVDAGLGRARHAIVGEPTQLTPVRANKGYCLAEVEVRGKEGHSAYPETGASAIFRAGRFLQRLEALVLGALREEQDPAFAPPFTTVNVGLIQGGKAKNVIPGACRFTVEWRPIPRQPVERVAQMLERIRQELVAEEPAYDASVRVLRMDRGVDTAADAEVVRYLERESGRSAVTVPFGTEAPQLTALGAEAVVFGPGDIRVAHQTGEFVPVEELITCEAVLERAIAHFCA
- a CDS encoding helix-turn-helix transcriptional regulator, which encodes MSAERLDNALKVHRARLGLTQEQLAERVGVTRKTINTVENGHFVPSTVLALRLARALGARVEELFFLPDA
- a CDS encoding CBS domain-containing protein, which gives rise to MKVREVMTREVIGIGPERTLREAAELMKALNVGPLPVVEHGRLRGMVTDRDLVVRGIAEGLDPQVAQVGQVMSEGAFTCGLEEDVVQAAEQMRELQVRRLLVVDERGHLVGIVALGDLALDVEDETLAGRTLEAISEPTPNVQ
- the ligD gene encoding DNA ligase D, with translation MKKTTSRKKSAARKSTAALETYRKKRDFTLTSEPSPEVEAPHGRAGALRFMIHKHDATALHYDVRLEIGGVLASWAVPKGPSPDPSVKRLAVETEDHPLAYATFEGRIPDDAYGGGDSIIWESGTYETVPPGQEVQMRRAGRLTVELNGQKLRGRWHLVRTRPRGGKAQWLMFKAKDAHARPGVELTEERPESVKSGRVRTRGPVRKRALATGKHPRPATLLQRVWPPMLARLSTPAEASEAPHVFEVKYDGFRALAALSGGKLAFQSRNAVDLAPRFPALADALSKLRVREAVLDGEIVALDAKGRSRFQLLQNVDTGENLDLRFVAFDLLWLDGEDLRERPLEERRELLESVLGTAKLPLQLSERLDLPLPRALSEARRRGWEGLIAKRVGSPYAGSRSPDWLKLKVIAGQEVVLLGYLPITNGKPQIGALIVGVHAQDGFHEVGKIGTGYTAKTRTELKRLLDKDRVRAPVAVDARAWKDAVWVKPRYVANVNYTEWTEDGRLRHPVFQGLRDDKRPEDVVRERAAPRVKGAAAPRVAAARRTAAPAPAPAADDQGHKRVRRPLAARTANKKAAPGPDSGDDADLLTHPERVLYPADGLTKADVFAHYGRVAPLLVPVLRERPISVQQWPAGIRAPGFFRHQLNGMPAWLPTFTVQHEDKVLEHVDVQSARELHWLANQSALTLHMWSSHRPSLDSPDWVAFDLDPGKGGWESVLAVAARLRELLEVLELSSVPKTSGKRGLHVLVPLAPGASYAETQAFASAVMERLARELPELATTERSIQKRGGRLYLDAMQNARGKTMVAPYSLRAVDGAPFSAPLEWREVNRRLDPQRFRLKTLQRRLDAVGDLFAPALKSRQRLPALDALLQRR